In Gemmatimonadota bacterium, the following are encoded in one genomic region:
- a CDS encoding site-specific DNA-methyltransferase yields MSTPNRLYFGDCLDVMREFIPDKSVDLIYLDPPFNSKRIYNANMGGAQWVAFKDTWQWHEAVDDFHEVASRNDMAPTMEGLRTILGEGSDLAYLSYMANRLLECFRVLTPTGSIYLHCDPTMNYLLRVLMNSIFVTNGSGSFRNEIVWFYPDTPGRPKKDFARKHDTVFRYTNSTKGYIFNADAVRIPILDASKERYKTARVLGGRKYVGGESATTGKIPEDVWRIASVKGNSAQSCGYPTQKPLELLQRIIKASSIERSSVVLDPFCGCGTTLEAAQGLDRQWIGIDICTKACQVIEKRFRESFDSVWSDVEFIGMPKTVSQAHEMASIDPFRFETWAASLAPGMEANKKQRGDGGIDGWGRIPLRKGYFADMVSQVKGGHTNPGHVQAFNGARQQAGADMGIFTCFEDRVTNGMRNAAASTGRFMDVPTIQIYTVEDFFANRLPQLPRAA; encoded by the coding sequence ATGAGTACGCCCAACCGGCTCTATTTTGGGGATTGCCTGGACGTGATGCGGGAATTTATTCCTGACAAGTCTGTGGACTTGATTTACTTGGATCCTCCGTTCAACTCAAAGCGGATTTACAATGCGAATATGGGAGGTGCTCAATGGGTAGCGTTCAAAGATACGTGGCAATGGCATGAAGCTGTAGACGATTTTCATGAAGTAGCCAGTCGCAATGATATGGCTCCAACGATGGAGGGGTTAAGAACGATTCTCGGGGAGGGTTCAGACTTAGCCTACTTGTCATATATGGCAAATAGGCTGTTGGAATGCTTTCGCGTATTGACACCGACAGGAAGTATTTACCTGCATTGTGATCCTACCATGAACTATCTGTTACGGGTACTCATGAACTCAATTTTCGTTACCAACGGTAGCGGATCGTTTCGTAATGAAATTGTTTGGTTTTACCCAGACACACCTGGACGGCCAAAAAAAGATTTTGCCCGTAAACACGACACCGTTTTCAGATATACGAATAGCACAAAAGGCTATATCTTCAATGCTGACGCTGTTAGAATACCTATCTTGGACGCATCAAAAGAGCGTTACAAAACAGCAAGGGTCTTGGGTGGCCGTAAATATGTTGGGGGAGAATCTGCCACAACGGGAAAGATACCAGAAGATGTGTGGAGAATAGCCTCCGTAAAGGGTAATTCTGCCCAGAGTTGTGGCTACCCAACACAAAAGCCGTTAGAGTTATTGCAGCGAATTATCAAGGCATCTAGTATTGAGCGAAGCAGTGTCGTACTTGACCCATTCTGCGGTTGTGGTACCACACTAGAAGCTGCACAGGGATTGGATCGTCAATGGATTGGAATTGACATATGCACAAAAGCCTGTCAAGTAATAGAAAAACGGTTCAGAGAGAGCTTTGACAGTGTTTGGAGTGATGTAGAGTTTATAGGAATGCCGAAGACGGTAAGCCAAGCCCATGAGATGGCAAGTATTGATCCGTTCCGTTTTGAGACATGGGCCGCATCTTTGGCTCCCGGGATGGAAGCCAATAAAAAGCAACGGGGCGACGGTGGTATAGATGGATGGGGCCGGATACCATTGCGTAAGGGGTACTTCGCTGACATGGTATCCCAAGTGAAAGGCGGACATACGAATCCCGGTCATGTCCAAGCATTCAACGGAGCAAGGCAGCAAGCCGGTGCAGATATGGGAATCTTCACTTGCTTTGAAGATCGTGTAACCAACGGAATGCGAAACGCAGCTGCCAGTACAGGGCGATTCATGGACGTTCCAACGATTCAGATTTACACCGTAGAAGATTTCTTTGCCAATAGACTTCCCCAATTACCAAGAGCAGCATAG